A genomic window from Quercus lobata isolate SW786 chromosome 10, ValleyOak3.0 Primary Assembly, whole genome shotgun sequence includes:
- the LOC115963404 gene encoding eukaryotic peptide chain release factor GTP-binding subunit ERF3A isoform X2: MDIDEKKMVDIEEEIRSLQLDSADTTEMIDEIAQHEELEKVDKMEEDSKEEVHNKAVEVEKKVKEKENSALDEEATFEKELPKKRHLNVVFIGHVDAGKSTTGGQILFLSGQVDDRTIQKYEKEAKDKSRESWYMAYIMDTNEEERVKGKTVEVGRAHFETEMTRFTILDAPGHKSYVPNMISGASQADVGVLVISARKGEFETGYERGGQTREHVQLAKTLGVSKLLVVVNKMDDPTVNWSKERYDEIESKMTPFLKLSGYNVKKDVQFLPISGLIGANMKTRVDKSVCSWWGGPCLFEALDATEIPQRDPKGPFRMPIIDKFKDMGTVVMGKVESGSVREGDSMVVMPNKAHVKVLAVFCDEDKVKRAGPGENVRVRLSGVEEEDILSGFVLSSISRPIPSVSEFEAQLQILELLDNAIFTAGYKAVLHIHAVVEECEIVELLQQIDPKTKKPMKRKVLFVKNGAIVVCRVQVNNLICIEKFSDFPQLGRFTLRTEGKTVAVGKVTGLNLSSA, from the exons ATGG AtattgatgagaaaaaaatgGTAGATATTGAGGAGGAGATCCGATCTTTACAGCTCGACTCGGCCGATACTACTGAGATGATAG ATGAAATTGCACAACATGAAGAACTTGAGAAAGTGGATAAGATGGAGGAAG ATTCAAAGGAAGAAGTCCATAACAAGGCAGTAGAGGTTGAAAAGAAAG tgaaagagaaggaaaactCTGCCCTAGACGAGGAAGCAACTTTTGAGAAGGAATTACCGAAGAAGAGACACTTGAATGTTGTCTTTATTGGCCATGTGG ATGCTGGTAAGTCCACTACTGGAGGCCAGATACTTTTCCTCAGTGGTCAGGTAGATGATCGGACAATTCAAAAATACGAAAAAGAAGCAAAGGACAAAAGTAGAGAAAGCTG GTATATGGCTTATATTATGGACACTAATGAAGAGGAGAGAGTCAAG GGTAAGACTGTTGAAGTTGGAAGAGCACATTTTGAAACAGAGATGACAAGATTTACAATTTTAGATGCACCG GGTCACAAAAGTTATGTCCCAAATATGATCAGTGGTGCATCTCAAGCTGATGTTGGCGTTTTG gtaaTTTCTGCTCGAAAGGGGGAGTTTGAAACTGGATATGAGAGAGGTGGACAGACTCGTGAACATGTTCAGCTTGCTAAAACCTTGGGTGTGTCAAAGCTGCTTGTTGTTGTAAACAAAATGGATGATCCTACAGTCAATTGGTCAAAAGAAAG GTACGATGAAATTGAGTCCAAGATGACACCATTTCTAAAGTTGTCAGGATACAATGTGAAGAAAG ATGTCCAATTCCTGCCAATATCTGGTCTGATTGGTGCAAACATGAAAACAAGAGTGGACAAAAGTGTTTGTTCTTGGTGGGGTGGTCCCTGCCTTTTTGAAGCCCTGGATGCTACTGAAATTCCTCAACGAGATCCCAAAGGTCCATTTAG GATGCCTATTATAGACAAATTCAAGGACATGGGAACTGTTGTCATGGGCAAAGTAGAATCTGGTAGTGTGCGTGAGGGCGATTCCATGGTGGTCATGCCAAATAAG GCTCATGTTAAAGTTCTTGCCGTATTCTGTGATGAAGATAAGGTTAAACGTGCAGGGCCAGGTGAAAATGTACGAGTTAGACTATCTGGGGTTGAAGAGGAGGACATATTGTCTGGCTTTGTTTTGTCAAGCATTT CAAGACCAATACCTTCTGTTTCTGAGTTTGAAGCCCAGTTGCAGATCCTTGAGTTGCTGGACAAT GCAATTTTTACTGCTGGCTATAAGGCTGTCTTGCACATTCATGCTGTTGTTGAAGAATGTGAGATTGTAGAGTTGTTACAGCAAATTGATCCAAAGACAAAGAAACCTATGAAAAGGAAAGTTCTCTTTGTGAAAAATGGTGCCATTGTTGTATGCCGTGTTCAG GTGAATAACTTGATATGCATTGAGAAGTTCTCAGATTTTCCCCAACTTGGAAGGTTTACTCTTCGTACTGAAG GGAAAACAGTTGCAGTGGGAAAAGTTACTGGTCTTAATTTGTCAAGTGCCTGA
- the LOC115963404 gene encoding eukaryotic peptide chain release factor GTP-binding subunit ERF3A isoform X1: MDIDEKKMVDIEEEIRSLQLDSADTTEMIAEDNIGVVNAEDEIAQHEELEKVDKMEEDSKEEVHNKAVEVEKKVKEKENSALDEEATFEKELPKKRHLNVVFIGHVDAGKSTTGGQILFLSGQVDDRTIQKYEKEAKDKSRESWYMAYIMDTNEEERVKGKTVEVGRAHFETEMTRFTILDAPGHKSYVPNMISGASQADVGVLVISARKGEFETGYERGGQTREHVQLAKTLGVSKLLVVVNKMDDPTVNWSKERYDEIESKMTPFLKLSGYNVKKDVQFLPISGLIGANMKTRVDKSVCSWWGGPCLFEALDATEIPQRDPKGPFRMPIIDKFKDMGTVVMGKVESGSVREGDSMVVMPNKAHVKVLAVFCDEDKVKRAGPGENVRVRLSGVEEEDILSGFVLSSISRPIPSVSEFEAQLQILELLDNAIFTAGYKAVLHIHAVVEECEIVELLQQIDPKTKKPMKRKVLFVKNGAIVVCRVQVNNLICIEKFSDFPQLGRFTLRTEGKTVAVGKVTGLNLSSA; the protein is encoded by the exons ATGG AtattgatgagaaaaaaatgGTAGATATTGAGGAGGAGATCCGATCTTTACAGCTCGACTCGGCCGATACTACTGAGATGATAG CGGAAGATAACATTGGGGTTGTTAATGCTGAAGATGAAATTGCACAACATGAAGAACTTGAGAAAGTGGATAAGATGGAGGAAG ATTCAAAGGAAGAAGTCCATAACAAGGCAGTAGAGGTTGAAAAGAAAG tgaaagagaaggaaaactCTGCCCTAGACGAGGAAGCAACTTTTGAGAAGGAATTACCGAAGAAGAGACACTTGAATGTTGTCTTTATTGGCCATGTGG ATGCTGGTAAGTCCACTACTGGAGGCCAGATACTTTTCCTCAGTGGTCAGGTAGATGATCGGACAATTCAAAAATACGAAAAAGAAGCAAAGGACAAAAGTAGAGAAAGCTG GTATATGGCTTATATTATGGACACTAATGAAGAGGAGAGAGTCAAG GGTAAGACTGTTGAAGTTGGAAGAGCACATTTTGAAACAGAGATGACAAGATTTACAATTTTAGATGCACCG GGTCACAAAAGTTATGTCCCAAATATGATCAGTGGTGCATCTCAAGCTGATGTTGGCGTTTTG gtaaTTTCTGCTCGAAAGGGGGAGTTTGAAACTGGATATGAGAGAGGTGGACAGACTCGTGAACATGTTCAGCTTGCTAAAACCTTGGGTGTGTCAAAGCTGCTTGTTGTTGTAAACAAAATGGATGATCCTACAGTCAATTGGTCAAAAGAAAG GTACGATGAAATTGAGTCCAAGATGACACCATTTCTAAAGTTGTCAGGATACAATGTGAAGAAAG ATGTCCAATTCCTGCCAATATCTGGTCTGATTGGTGCAAACATGAAAACAAGAGTGGACAAAAGTGTTTGTTCTTGGTGGGGTGGTCCCTGCCTTTTTGAAGCCCTGGATGCTACTGAAATTCCTCAACGAGATCCCAAAGGTCCATTTAG GATGCCTATTATAGACAAATTCAAGGACATGGGAACTGTTGTCATGGGCAAAGTAGAATCTGGTAGTGTGCGTGAGGGCGATTCCATGGTGGTCATGCCAAATAAG GCTCATGTTAAAGTTCTTGCCGTATTCTGTGATGAAGATAAGGTTAAACGTGCAGGGCCAGGTGAAAATGTACGAGTTAGACTATCTGGGGTTGAAGAGGAGGACATATTGTCTGGCTTTGTTTTGTCAAGCATTT CAAGACCAATACCTTCTGTTTCTGAGTTTGAAGCCCAGTTGCAGATCCTTGAGTTGCTGGACAAT GCAATTTTTACTGCTGGCTATAAGGCTGTCTTGCACATTCATGCTGTTGTTGAAGAATGTGAGATTGTAGAGTTGTTACAGCAAATTGATCCAAAGACAAAGAAACCTATGAAAAGGAAAGTTCTCTTTGTGAAAAATGGTGCCATTGTTGTATGCCGTGTTCAG GTGAATAACTTGATATGCATTGAGAAGTTCTCAGATTTTCCCCAACTTGGAAGGTTTACTCTTCGTACTGAAG GGAAAACAGTTGCAGTGGGAAAAGTTACTGGTCTTAATTTGTCAAGTGCCTGA
- the LOC115963404 gene encoding eukaryotic peptide chain release factor GTP-binding subunit ERF3A isoform X3 has product MDIDEKKMVDIEEEIRSLQLDSADTTEMIDSKEEVHNKAVEVEKKVKEKENSALDEEATFEKELPKKRHLNVVFIGHVDAGKSTTGGQILFLSGQVDDRTIQKYEKEAKDKSRESWYMAYIMDTNEEERVKGKTVEVGRAHFETEMTRFTILDAPGHKSYVPNMISGASQADVGVLVISARKGEFETGYERGGQTREHVQLAKTLGVSKLLVVVNKMDDPTVNWSKERYDEIESKMTPFLKLSGYNVKKDVQFLPISGLIGANMKTRVDKSVCSWWGGPCLFEALDATEIPQRDPKGPFRMPIIDKFKDMGTVVMGKVESGSVREGDSMVVMPNKAHVKVLAVFCDEDKVKRAGPGENVRVRLSGVEEEDILSGFVLSSISRPIPSVSEFEAQLQILELLDNAIFTAGYKAVLHIHAVVEECEIVELLQQIDPKTKKPMKRKVLFVKNGAIVVCRVQVNNLICIEKFSDFPQLGRFTLRTEGKTVAVGKVTGLNLSSA; this is encoded by the exons ATGG AtattgatgagaaaaaaatgGTAGATATTGAGGAGGAGATCCGATCTTTACAGCTCGACTCGGCCGATACTACTGAGATGATAG ATTCAAAGGAAGAAGTCCATAACAAGGCAGTAGAGGTTGAAAAGAAAG tgaaagagaaggaaaactCTGCCCTAGACGAGGAAGCAACTTTTGAGAAGGAATTACCGAAGAAGAGACACTTGAATGTTGTCTTTATTGGCCATGTGG ATGCTGGTAAGTCCACTACTGGAGGCCAGATACTTTTCCTCAGTGGTCAGGTAGATGATCGGACAATTCAAAAATACGAAAAAGAAGCAAAGGACAAAAGTAGAGAAAGCTG GTATATGGCTTATATTATGGACACTAATGAAGAGGAGAGAGTCAAG GGTAAGACTGTTGAAGTTGGAAGAGCACATTTTGAAACAGAGATGACAAGATTTACAATTTTAGATGCACCG GGTCACAAAAGTTATGTCCCAAATATGATCAGTGGTGCATCTCAAGCTGATGTTGGCGTTTTG gtaaTTTCTGCTCGAAAGGGGGAGTTTGAAACTGGATATGAGAGAGGTGGACAGACTCGTGAACATGTTCAGCTTGCTAAAACCTTGGGTGTGTCAAAGCTGCTTGTTGTTGTAAACAAAATGGATGATCCTACAGTCAATTGGTCAAAAGAAAG GTACGATGAAATTGAGTCCAAGATGACACCATTTCTAAAGTTGTCAGGATACAATGTGAAGAAAG ATGTCCAATTCCTGCCAATATCTGGTCTGATTGGTGCAAACATGAAAACAAGAGTGGACAAAAGTGTTTGTTCTTGGTGGGGTGGTCCCTGCCTTTTTGAAGCCCTGGATGCTACTGAAATTCCTCAACGAGATCCCAAAGGTCCATTTAG GATGCCTATTATAGACAAATTCAAGGACATGGGAACTGTTGTCATGGGCAAAGTAGAATCTGGTAGTGTGCGTGAGGGCGATTCCATGGTGGTCATGCCAAATAAG GCTCATGTTAAAGTTCTTGCCGTATTCTGTGATGAAGATAAGGTTAAACGTGCAGGGCCAGGTGAAAATGTACGAGTTAGACTATCTGGGGTTGAAGAGGAGGACATATTGTCTGGCTTTGTTTTGTCAAGCATTT CAAGACCAATACCTTCTGTTTCTGAGTTTGAAGCCCAGTTGCAGATCCTTGAGTTGCTGGACAAT GCAATTTTTACTGCTGGCTATAAGGCTGTCTTGCACATTCATGCTGTTGTTGAAGAATGTGAGATTGTAGAGTTGTTACAGCAAATTGATCCAAAGACAAAGAAACCTATGAAAAGGAAAGTTCTCTTTGTGAAAAATGGTGCCATTGTTGTATGCCGTGTTCAG GTGAATAACTTGATATGCATTGAGAAGTTCTCAGATTTTCCCCAACTTGGAAGGTTTACTCTTCGTACTGAAG GGAAAACAGTTGCAGTGGGAAAAGTTACTGGTCTTAATTTGTCAAGTGCCTGA